GGCCGCCAGCAGCCCGGTCTCGGCGCCGTGCCGGACGGAGGTCAGCCGGGCAGCATGCTGCCGGTCTCGAGGTAGCGGGTGTGCCAGCTCAACGCCTCGGTGAGCAGGTGCGGGGTGTGCCGGCCGTACGCGCTGCGCTCGGCCCGCTCGTAGTAGTCGGTCAGCAGCGGCCGGTAGTCCGGGTGGGCGCACTCGTCGATCACCAGCTGCGCCCGCTTGCGCGGCGGCAGGCCCCGCAGGTCGGCGAGCCCGTGCTCGGTGACGACGACCGACACGTCGTGCTCGGTGTGGTCGACGTGGGACACCATCGGCACGATCGAGGAGATCGCGCCGCCCTTGGCCGTCGACGGGGTGAGGAAGAACGAGACGTAGGCGTTGCGGGCGAAGTCCCCCGAGCCGCCGATCCCGTTCTGGATCCGGCTGCCCATCAGGTGCGTGGAGTTCACGTTGCCGTACAGGTCGGCCTCGATCATCCCGTTCATCGCCAGCACCCCCAGCCGGCGGACTATCTCCGGGTGGTTGCTGATCTCCTGCGGCCGCAGCAGGATCCGGTCGCGGAACTCGTCGATCTGCGCCTCGAACTCGGTGATCGCCGCGGGGCTGAGCGAGAACGCGGTGGCCGAGGCGGAGACCAGCGTGCCCGAGCGCAGCAGGTCGAGCATGCCGTCCTGCACCACCTCGGTGTAGGCGGTCAGCTGCTCGAACCGGGACTCCTGCAGCCCGGACAGCACGGCGTTGGCCACGTTCCCGACGCCGGACTGCAGCGGCAGCAGCTCGGCCGGCAGCCGGCCGCGGGCCACCTGGTGCTCCAGGTACTCGATCAGGTGCCCGGCGATGGAGCGGGCGACGTCGTCGGGTTCGCTGAACGGGGTGTTCCGGTCCGGGGCGTGGGTCTCGACGACGGCGACGACCTTGTCCGGGTCGACCCGCAGGTGCGGCACCCCGATCCGGTCGCCGGGCCGGGTGAGCTGCACCGGCCGGCGGTTCGGGGGCAGCGCCGTCCCGTAGTAGACGTCGTGCATGCCGTCCAGCCCGGCCGGCTGCCAGCTGTCGACCTCCAGCACGACCCGGTCGGCGAGGTCCAGCCAGGTCTTGTTGTTCCCGACCGAGGACGACGGGACGAGGTGCCCGTCCTCGGTGATCCCGCTGACCTCGACGACGGCGACGTCCAGCGGGCCGAGGAAGCCCTCCCACGCCAGCTGGGCCACGTGGGACAGGTGGACGTCGACGTAGTCGATCTCCCCGGCGTTGATCTTCTGCCGGGCGACCGGGTCGGACTGGTAGGGCAGTCGCAGCCCGATGGCGTCGGCGGCGGCCAGCGCGCCGTCCAGCTCCGGTGCGGTGGAGGCCCCGGTCCACAGGTCGACCCGGAACTCCTCGCCGGCGGCGTGCGCGGCGGTGATCCGCTGGGCCAGCAGCTCCGGGACCGCCTTCGGGTGGCCGGCGCCGGTGAACCCGCTCATGCCGAGCGTGTCGCCGGGCCGGATGAGCGCGGCCGCCGCGTCGGCCGGCACCACCTTGCGGGCCAGCGCTGCGTTGCGGATGCGACCGGTGTCCATCGTCCTCCGACCTCGTCGTCCCGGGCCGGTCCGGCCCATGCGCCCGACGCTACGGGCGGGACGACGGTCCTGCCCGGGGAGGTCGGGGGCCCGGGCTGCGGGTCCGGGCACGCCGGACCCGCTGCCCGGGCCTGGCGGGCTCAGGCCCCCCGGGGGGTGTCCGAGCGCGGGCCCAGCTCGGCCGTCGGGCCGCTGACCCTGCGCGAGCCCTTCACCGTGGCGAACGAGGTCTCGTAGCCGACCGTCGCCTGCGGGTCCAGCCGCGGGTCGACGGCCAGCCCCTTGTCGCCGTTGCTGCGGATGAACCAGTAGTCCGCCTGCACCCGCTGCGGCGTCACGTCCAGGACGACGAAGCCGTGCCCGATGCCCTCCAGGTAGCGCACCCAGGGGTTGGCCGACTGGAACGCGGCGGTGGTCGCGGTCGCCGCGGCCGCGGAGCCGACGGCCTCCTTGAACCCGTTGCTGGTCACCGACGGGCAGACGAACTCCACGCCGACGGAGTTGCCGTCGGTGGGGTAGCCGGCGACGTCGGTCGGGAGGTCGTTGGCCCAGGAGGAGTGGATGTCGCCGGTGAGCACGACCGGGTCGGTGCCGGCGGCGGCCATCGCGTCCAGCACCGCGCGCTGGTCGGCCTGGTAGCCGTCCCACTGGTCGGTGTTGAACACCGAGCCGGGCACGGTGCCCGGCCGCGGGACGGCGAACACCCGGGCGAACACGGTCTGGTTGCCGACCAGGTGCCAGTCGGTGCGGCCGGTGCGGATGCCCCTGGTCAGCCAGTCCAGCTGCGGCGGCTCGGGCAGGTGGCGCCGGGGGTCGGCCAGCGCCGGGTTGACCGCGCCGTCGACGGTGCCGGGCACCTGCTCGCTGCGGTTCTGCCGGGTGTCGACCACCGACAGCTCGGCCAGGTCGCCGAAGCCGAAGCGGCGGAAGAACTGCCGGCCCTTGCTGGGGCGTGGCTGCCACATCGCGGGCTCGCGGATCGGCATCCACTCCAGGTAGGCCTGGAACGCCTTGGCCCGGCGGAAGAGGAAGTCGCCCTCGGGCTTGATGCCGTCGGGCTTGCCCGGCTCGGTGTAGGGGGTGTCCGGGTCGTCGTCCCGCTCGTGGTTCTCCGCCCCGAAGTCATAGGCGTCGTTGGTGATCTCGTGGTCGTCGAAGATCACGATCCACGGGTGCTGCTGGTGCGCCCGCTGCAGGTCCGGGTCGGTCTTGTACAGCGCGTGCCGGATCCGGTAGTCCTCCAGCGACACCATCTCGTGGACCGGCTCGTGGTCCCGGATGCCGATCAGCGCGTTGGGCCCGTACCGGTCGCCGGAGCCGGCGGCGCCGGCGACCCGCGGGGCGTTGCCGTACTCGTAGAGGTAGTCGCCCAGGTGCAGCACGAAGTCGAGGTCGTCGCGGGCGGCGATCCCGCGGTAGGCGGTGAAGTACCCGCCGGTCCAGTTGCTGCAGGAGGCGAAGGCCATCCGCAGCGCGTGGGTCTGCCCGGGCTCGTCCGGGGCGGTCTGGGTGCGGCCGACCGGGGAGGTCTGGCCGGCGCAGGTGAACCGGTAGAAGTACCGCGTGTACGGGGTCAGCCGGTTCACCACGACCTTGACGGTGTGGTCGCGGCTGACGTCGGCGACGACGTTCCCGCTGCGCACGACGCGGGTGAACGCCTCG
The Modestobacter marinus DNA segment above includes these coding regions:
- a CDS encoding acetyl-CoA hydrolase/transferase family protein translates to MDTGRIRNAALARKVVPADAAAALIRPGDTLGMSGFTGAGHPKAVPELLAQRITAAHAAGEEFRVDLWTGASTAPELDGALAAADAIGLRLPYQSDPVARQKINAGEIDYVDVHLSHVAQLAWEGFLGPLDVAVVEVSGITEDGHLVPSSSVGNNKTWLDLADRVVLEVDSWQPAGLDGMHDVYYGTALPPNRRPVQLTRPGDRIGVPHLRVDPDKVVAVVETHAPDRNTPFSEPDDVARSIAGHLIEYLEHQVARGRLPAELLPLQSGVGNVANAVLSGLQESRFEQLTAYTEVVQDGMLDLLRSGTLVSASATAFSLSPAAITEFEAQIDEFRDRILLRPQEISNHPEIVRRLGVLAMNGMIEADLYGNVNSTHLMGSRIQNGIGGSGDFARNAYVSFFLTPSTAKGGAISSIVPMVSHVDHTEHDVSVVVTEHGLADLRGLPPRKRAQLVIDECAHPDYRPLLTDYYERAERSAYGRHTPHLLTEALSWHTRYLETGSMLPG
- a CDS encoding alkaline phosphatase D family protein, which codes for MPLDAPLSRRTVLKGGAVTAAALTFGGLTSEAARAAVAETARSGVFGFGVASGDPTATELLLWTRATPTPESLPGSRRGPAVPVRWEVAADEAFTRVVRSGNVVADVSRDHTVKVVVNRLTPYTRYFYRFTCAGQTSPVGRTQTAPDEPGQTHALRMAFASCSNWTGGYFTAYRGIAARDDLDFVLHLGDYLYEYGNAPRVAGAAGSGDRYGPNALIGIRDHEPVHEMVSLEDYRIRHALYKTDPDLQRAHQQHPWIVIFDDHEITNDAYDFGAENHERDDDPDTPYTEPGKPDGIKPEGDFLFRRAKAFQAYLEWMPIREPAMWQPRPSKGRQFFRRFGFGDLAELSVVDTRQNRSEQVPGTVDGAVNPALADPRRHLPEPPQLDWLTRGIRTGRTDWHLVGNQTVFARVFAVPRPGTVPGSVFNTDQWDGYQADQRAVLDAMAAAGTDPVVLTGDIHSSWANDLPTDVAGYPTDGNSVGVEFVCPSVTSNGFKEAVGSAAAATATTAAFQSANPWVRYLEGIGHGFVVLDVTPQRVQADYWFIRSNGDKGLAVDPRLDPQATVGYETSFATVKGSRRVSGPTAELGPRSDTPRGA